The Burkholderia lata genome contains a region encoding:
- a CDS encoding FadR/GntR family transcriptional regulator, giving the protein MPVRPAKVHIMKNVPHTVTDAAIATIRDRIEAGVYPVGSLLPAQRQLSEELEISRASLREALSTLEALGMLRIRAGKGVYVESAQATAAHAWRFAEQSSPPDTYQMRYALEGFAARMAAHVVSDDDIAWFEDNLADLHVALTESALDEASQLDFDFHMRIIHLAGNAAIESVLRSSADIMKESQRMPFYRRELLLSTWQEHRAIVDALIARDAAAAGTAIETHIANAAQRAGIFFPTPRA; this is encoded by the coding sequence ATGCCGGTCAGACCGGCCAAAGTTCACATCATGAAAAACGTTCCGCATACCGTGACCGACGCCGCCATCGCGACGATCCGCGACCGGATCGAGGCAGGCGTTTATCCGGTCGGCAGCCTGCTGCCGGCCCAGCGCCAGCTCTCCGAGGAGCTGGAGATCAGCCGCGCGTCGCTGCGCGAGGCGCTCTCGACGCTCGAGGCGCTCGGGATGCTGCGCATCCGCGCCGGCAAGGGCGTGTACGTCGAAAGCGCGCAGGCCACGGCCGCGCATGCGTGGCGGTTCGCCGAGCAGTCGTCGCCGCCCGACACGTACCAGATGCGCTATGCGCTCGAAGGGTTCGCCGCGCGGATGGCCGCGCACGTCGTCAGCGATGACGACATCGCGTGGTTCGAGGACAACCTCGCCGACCTGCATGTCGCGCTCACCGAAAGCGCGCTCGACGAGGCGTCGCAGCTCGACTTCGACTTCCACATGCGGATCATCCATCTCGCCGGCAACGCGGCGATCGAATCGGTGCTGCGCAGCAGCGCGGACATCATGAAGGAAAGCCAGCGCATGCCGTTCTACCGGCGCGAGCTGCTGCTGTCGACGTGGCAGGAGCACCGCGCGATCGTCGACGCGCTGATCGCACGCGATGCGGCTGCGGCAGGCACCGCGATCGAAACGCACATCGCGAACGCCGCGCAGCGCGCGGGCATCTTCTTCCCGACGCCGCGCGCATAA